In one Cupriavidus taiwanensis genomic region, the following are encoded:
- the gatB gene encoding Asp-tRNA(Asn)/Glu-tRNA(Gln) amidotransferase subunit GatB codes for MQWEVVIGLETHAQLSTASKIFSGTSTAFGAEANTQASPVDLALPGVLPVLNQGAVERAIQFGLAIGATIAPRSVFARKNYFYPDLPKGYQISQYEIPVVQGGTITIQVEGKKGEFYEKTVNLTRAHLEEDAGKSLHEDFAGMTGIDLNRAGTPLLEIVTEPDMRSAAEAVAYAKALHSLVVWLGICDGNMQEGSFRCDANVSVRPVGQKEFGTRREIKNLNSFRFLQQAIEYEVQWQIAEIEDGRKIQQATVLFDPDTGETRAMRTKEDAHDYRYFPDPDLMPLEIDAGWIERVRGELPELPAAMQARFVSQYGLSAYDATMLTATKAYAAYYEAVVAGAGAASAKPAANWLMGDVASQLNREGIAIDAAPVTPAQLAKLLARIADGTVSNNTAKKDVFPAMWAGEHGGDADAIIAAKGLKQMSDSGELEKIIDEVLAANAKSVEEFRSGKEKAFNALVGQAMKATRGKANPAQVNELLRKKLG; via the coding sequence ATGCAATGGGAAGTGGTGATCGGCCTCGAAACGCACGCGCAGCTGTCGACGGCCTCCAAGATTTTTTCCGGCACCTCCACCGCCTTCGGCGCCGAGGCCAACACGCAGGCGTCGCCGGTGGACCTGGCGCTGCCGGGCGTGCTGCCCGTGCTCAACCAGGGCGCGGTCGAGCGCGCGATCCAGTTCGGCCTGGCGATCGGCGCCACCATCGCGCCGCGCAGCGTGTTCGCGCGCAAGAACTACTTTTACCCGGACCTGCCCAAGGGCTACCAGATCAGCCAGTATGAGATCCCCGTGGTCCAGGGCGGCACCATCACCATCCAGGTCGAAGGCAAGAAAGGCGAGTTCTACGAAAAGACCGTCAACCTGACGCGCGCGCACCTGGAAGAAGACGCGGGCAAGTCGCTGCACGAGGATTTTGCCGGCATGACCGGCATCGACCTGAACCGTGCCGGCACGCCGCTGCTGGAAATCGTCACCGAGCCCGACATGCGCAGCGCCGCCGAAGCGGTGGCGTACGCCAAGGCGCTGCACTCGCTGGTGGTGTGGCTGGGCATCTGCGACGGCAACATGCAGGAAGGCAGCTTCCGCTGCGACGCCAACGTGTCGGTGCGCCCGGTCGGACAGAAGGAATTCGGCACGCGCCGCGAGATCAAGAACCTGAACTCGTTCCGCTTCCTGCAGCAGGCCATCGAATACGAGGTGCAGTGGCAAATCGCCGAGATCGAGGACGGCCGCAAGATCCAGCAGGCCACCGTGCTGTTCGACCCGGACACCGGCGAAACGCGCGCCATGCGCACCAAGGAAGACGCGCACGACTACCGCTATTTCCCCGACCCGGACCTGATGCCGCTGGAAATCGACGCCGGCTGGATCGAGCGCGTGCGCGGCGAGCTGCCGGAGCTGCCGGCGGCGATGCAGGCGCGCTTCGTCTCGCAGTACGGCCTGTCGGCGTATGACGCCACCATGCTGACCGCGACCAAGGCCTACGCCGCCTACTATGAAGCCGTGGTCGCCGGCGCCGGTGCCGCCAGCGCCAAGCCCGCCGCCAACTGGCTGATGGGCGACGTGGCCTCGCAGCTGAACCGCGAAGGCATCGCCATCGACGCCGCCCCGGTCACGCCGGCGCAACTGGCCAAGCTGCTGGCGCGCATCGCCGACGGCACGGTGTCGAACAACACCGCCAAGAAGGACGTGTTCCCGGCGATGTGGGCGGGCGAGCACGGCGGCGACGCCGACGCCATCATCGCGGCCAAGGGGCTGAAGCAGATGTCCGACAGCGGCGAGCTGGAAAAGATCATCGACGAGGTGCTGGCCGCCAATGCCAAGTCGGTCGAGGAATTCCGCTCGGGCAAGGAAAAGGCGTTCAACGCGCTGGTCGGCCAGGCGATGAAGGCGACCAGGGGCAAGGCGAATCCGGCGCAGGTGAACGAGTTGTTGAGGAAGAAGCTGGGGTGA
- a CDS encoding dienelactone hydrolase family protein, whose protein sequence is MVHAPAIPQHAPRAARPAGAWLRAAAALAFGAWLAGAAAHTPDLPAPPLDAPAPLTPAGVLAPNAVSRAAPASSAAARAAVAPVPAQRVQLRGDAATPALTAYWFLPREGTTPRALPVVVALHGCGGLLAQRAARDGSAAATGADTADVAGQLQQRYREYAHWLTERGYAVLMPDSFSARGRPHGICAEPIDNRAIDDRTRRADALAALRWVAQQPAADAARIVLLGWSNGAQAVLATVDASRPWPAGTPPVERAVAFYPGCKRAVQQHSFRLRAPLLLMIGGADDWTPATRCAMLQSAVQARQPGARFRLEIYPGAYHGFDGTSELHRRSDVPAAAMRKGQSVTVGGDAVARVAALAQLDSWLASPDP, encoded by the coding sequence ATGGTCCACGCCCCCGCCATCCCGCAACACGCGCCACGCGCCGCCCGTCCGGCGGGCGCGTGGCTGCGCGCCGCGGCGGCGCTGGCGTTTGGCGCTTGGCTGGCCGGCGCCGCGGCGCATACGCCGGACCTGCCGGCACCCCCGCTGGATGCGCCGGCCCCGCTGACGCCGGCGGGCGTGCTGGCGCCGAACGCCGTGAGCCGGGCCGCGCCCGCTTCTTCGGCAGCAGCCAGGGCGGCAGTCGCGCCCGTGCCCGCGCAGCGGGTCCAGCTGCGCGGCGATGCCGCCACGCCGGCGCTGACCGCCTACTGGTTCCTGCCGCGCGAGGGCACCACGCCGCGCGCGCTGCCGGTGGTGGTGGCGCTGCACGGCTGCGGCGGCCTGCTGGCGCAGCGCGCCGCGCGCGACGGCAGCGCGGCGGCAACCGGCGCCGACACCGCGGACGTTGCGGGGCAGCTGCAGCAACGCTACCGCGAATACGCGCACTGGCTCACCGAACGCGGCTACGCGGTGCTGATGCCGGACAGCTTCAGCGCGCGCGGCAGGCCCCACGGCATCTGCGCCGAGCCCATCGACAACCGTGCCATCGACGACCGCACCCGCCGCGCCGACGCGCTCGCCGCGCTGCGCTGGGTGGCGCAGCAGCCCGCGGCCGATGCCGCGCGCATCGTGCTGCTGGGCTGGTCCAACGGCGCGCAGGCGGTGCTGGCGACCGTGGACGCCAGCCGCCCGTGGCCGGCCGGCACGCCGCCGGTGGAGCGCGCGGTGGCGTTCTACCCGGGCTGCAAGCGCGCGGTGCAGCAGCACAGCTTCCGCCTGCGCGCGCCGTTGCTGCTGATGATCGGCGGCGCCGACGACTGGACCCCCGCGACCCGCTGCGCCATGCTGCAGAGCGCGGTGCAGGCGCGCCAGCCGGGGGCGCGCTTCCGGCTGGAGATCTATCCGGGCGCCTATCACGGCTTCGACGGCACCAGCGAGCTGCATCGGCGCAGCGATGTGCCCGCCGCCGCCATGCGCAAGGGCCAGAGCGTCACCGTCGGCGGCGACGCGGTGGCTCGCGTGGCCGCGCTGGCCCAGCTCGACTCCTGGCTGGCCAGCCCCGACCCCTGA
- the gatA gene encoding Asp-tRNA(Asn)/Glu-tRNA(Gln) amidotransferase subunit GatA: MPFSADSVTSLRQLADALAARTVSAEELAREYLARIEQASALNAFIHVDAELTLAQARAADARRARGEAAPLTGVPVAHKDVFVTRGWRATAGSKMLANYESPFDATVVERMAAAGMVTLGKTNMDEFAMGSSNENSHFGPVRNPWDASRVPGGSSGGSATAVAAGLAPAATGTDTGGSIRQPASFSGITGIKPTYGRVSRYGMIAFASSLDQGGPMAHSAEDCALLLNAMAGFDPKDSTSIPPEQGGVDEDYTRLLGQPRAGATAERPLAGLRIGLPKEYFGKGLSADVEQAVRAALAEYEKLGATLVEVSLPKTELSIPVYYVIAPAEASSNLSRFDGVRYGHRAAEYRDLLDMYKKTRAEGFGAEVKRRIMVGTYVLSHGYYDAYYLQAQKIRRIIADDFQRAFAQCDVIMGPVAPTVAWKLGEKTSDPVQMYLADIFTLSTSLAGLPGMSVPCGFGEGNLPVGLQLIGNYFDEARLLQAAHAFQQATDWHLRRPAKA, translated from the coding sequence CGACGCCCTGGCCGCGCGCACCGTCTCCGCCGAGGAACTCGCGCGCGAATACCTGGCCCGCATCGAGCAGGCCAGCGCGCTCAACGCCTTCATCCACGTCGACGCCGAGCTGACCCTGGCCCAGGCCCGCGCCGCCGATGCGCGCCGCGCGCGCGGCGAGGCCGCGCCGCTGACCGGCGTGCCGGTGGCGCACAAGGATGTGTTCGTCACGCGCGGCTGGCGCGCCACCGCCGGCTCGAAGATGCTGGCCAACTATGAAAGCCCGTTCGACGCCACCGTGGTCGAACGCATGGCGGCCGCCGGCATGGTCACGCTGGGCAAGACCAACATGGACGAGTTCGCGATGGGCTCGTCCAACGAGAACTCGCATTTCGGACCGGTGCGCAACCCGTGGGACGCCAGCCGCGTGCCCGGCGGCTCGTCGGGCGGCTCGGCCACCGCGGTCGCCGCCGGCCTCGCGCCCGCCGCCACCGGCACCGACACCGGCGGCTCGATCCGCCAGCCGGCATCGTTCTCGGGCATCACCGGCATCAAGCCAACCTACGGCCGCGTGTCGCGCTACGGCATGATCGCCTTTGCCTCGTCGCTGGACCAGGGCGGCCCGATGGCCCACAGCGCCGAGGACTGCGCGCTGCTGCTCAACGCCATGGCCGGCTTCGACCCGAAGGACTCGACCAGCATCCCGCCGGAGCAAGGCGGCGTGGACGAGGACTACACCCGCCTGCTGGGCCAGCCGCGCGCCGGCGCCACGGCAGAGCGCCCGCTGGCGGGGCTGCGCATCGGCCTGCCGAAGGAGTACTTCGGCAAGGGCCTGTCGGCCGATGTCGAGCAGGCCGTGCGCGCGGCGCTGGCCGAATATGAAAAGCTGGGCGCAACGCTGGTCGAGGTATCGCTGCCCAAGACCGAGCTGTCGATCCCGGTGTACTACGTGATCGCGCCGGCCGAGGCTTCGTCCAACCTGTCGCGCTTCGACGGCGTGCGCTACGGCCACCGCGCCGCCGAGTACCGCGACCTGCTCGACATGTACAAGAAGACCCGCGCCGAAGGCTTCGGCGCCGAGGTCAAGCGCCGCATCATGGTCGGCACCTACGTGCTGTCGCACGGCTACTACGACGCCTACTACCTGCAGGCGCAGAAGATCCGCCGCATCATCGCCGACGACTTCCAGCGCGCCTTCGCCCAGTGCGACGTGATCATGGGCCCGGTGGCGCCGACGGTAGCGTGGAAGCTGGGCGAGAAGACCTCGGATCCGGTGCAGATGTACCTGGCCGATATCTTCACGCTGTCGACCAGCCTGGCCGGCCTGCCCGGCATGAGCGTGCCGTGCGGCTTCGGCGAGGGCAACCTGCCCGTCGGCCTGCAGCTGATCGGCAACTACTTCGACGAAGCGCGCCTGCTGCAGGCCGCGCATGCGTTCCAGCAGGCGACCGACTGGCACCTGCGCCGCCCCGCCAAGGCCTGA